The sequence CGGCAGGTACTCGCCCTGGAACAGCAGCCCGGCCTGACGGAACCCGACGGCGGGCGCCGCGACGGCGGTGCGGGTCGTCTCGTCGGGGGTGCCGGCGGCGGCCTTGATCCCGTAGATCCTGTCCAGGTTGGCGACCGACTCGTCGAGCCGTCCCTTGCCCGCCAGCCAGGTGGGGCTCTCCTTGAGCATCAGCGCTTGGGCCAGGAGCAGCGCGGCGGCGACGACCGAGGCCGAGCCGACCGACCAGCGCCAGATGTCGCTGCCCACGTTCAGGTGGAAGAAGAGCAGTGCCAGGGCCAGGTTGCCGGTGGTGGCGATGTACCAGACGGCCTGCCACAGGTTCAGCCGGCCGCCCAGCTTCGCGGGCGTGTACTCGGCGAGCAGGGCCATGGCGACCGCGAAGTCGATGCCGTACGCGACACCCACCAGGATCCGGCCGAGCCAGACGGCGTTGAAGTCACCGGCGAACGCGGCGAACAGCGCGCCCGCGATCGCGAACACCTTGGCGATGAGCAGCGGGGGGACGCGGCCGATGCGGGTGGCGAGCCAGCCGCCGACCGGATTGAAGACGATCGCCAGGGCCGGAGCGGTGGCCGTGAGGATCGAGACCTGGGTGGTCGTGAGCTCCATCTGGGACGTCATCGGCCCCAGACCGGCGCTCAGGGCCGCGTTCGAGTAGGCGTCGAGGAACAGCCCGCCGAACACGAGGAACCAGATGATGCGCGCCCGGCCAGTGATCCTTCCCAGCCCATCGATGAGCGCAACGACGTCGGCGGCGCCCTTGACGCCCGGACGTTGTGCCATGATCCACCTCTTTGAGGAAGACCCATCGGTGGCACGGGGAGCACAAAACAGGCATGACGAGACCACCGACAGGTGGTCTATGTCTATGCCTGTCAAAACACTGCGGAGTACACCGCAGCAAGTGCCTTGCGGGAACTGCAACTACGCGGCGATGTTAGGAACATGCCCGGAGGAGCGTCAAGGGTTTCGGCCAGGTTGCCGAAATGTGGCGGGTGCCCCGCGGAGGCCGTCGGTGCGGAAGGGGTGCGCCTGCGCCGTCCCCGCGCTGCCGAAGAGCAGCGCGGGGACGGCGGCCGGCAGGAGCAGCACCCCGGTGCGGAGTGATCGCACGGTGATGCTCCCTCTCTCAGCCCCGGCGCGCGGCCAGGGCGTGGACCGTGCCGTCGTCCGTGAGGGCGACGACCCAGTCACCGCTGACCGAGAGCGCCGAAGCCACTCCTCCGCCGAGGGGGTACGAGGCCCGCTGCCTGCCGGTGGCGCGGTCCAGGACCAGCAGACGGCCGTCCCATGTCCCCACGTACACCAGGGACTTCGACACCAGCGGGTGCATCGTGGGTGATCCCGCGCCGGCCTTGCAGCCCATGGCGCGCCAGGGGTCGTCCAGCGGGCTCTTGCCCGGCAGATATCCGGCCTTGGTCTCCCACACCGGCTTCGAGGGATCGGACGCGCTGGTGTCGTAGGCGCGTACGACACCGTCGCGGCCCGCCACATAGGCGATGTCGCCCCACACGGCGGGGCTGGTGAGCGGGGCCTTCCCGGGCTCACAGGTGCTGCCGCCGCCCAGCTTGGACGCCCAGGTCACGTTGCCCGTTTTCGGGTCGTGTCCGCGGACGCCGTAGGCCGTGAACGTCACCAGCTTCGCCGGGCCCGAGGCGGGTTGGGTCAGCACCGGCGAGGAGTGGCTGTCGATGTCGCCCGCGGTGTCCTTCGACCAGGTCTGTTTGCAGGTCGCGAGGTCCATCGCGAGGACGGAGTTGCTCGACACGGAGTGCACATAGGCGGTGTTGGAGCCGGGCTCGCGGATGGCGGTGCTGTGCGCCTGGCCCCAGGAGGAACAGCAGCACGAGACCGAGCCCGCCCACCGTGCGTATGCATTTCATGGCAGCGGACACTAGCCAGGAATAGCCCCTTTCCAGCCGAGACCGAACGACTTTCACCAGGCCGTCCACAAGAGTTCAGCTGTGGAGCAGAGACGCTGCTGCGAGCCACCGCGCAGGCCACCGCGCAGACCACCGCCCAGGCTGTGGCCCGCGCCCGCGCCGGGATACGCGCTCTGCATCGGGCCCGGAACGAGCCGTACGCGGGCCGTAGGCCGGGTTCGTGATCTGTGCCTGCTGGTCAGCCCACGCGCCCGCTCCACCAGGCGCTTTCGTCAGGTCCGCTCCACAAGGCCCTTCGGTCTGCGGCCAAGTTCAGACTCACGTCTACCCCCATCCTTTTCGCCGCGCTCGGGGGCAGGGCGAACCCCTGCGTCTTCACCTTCGTCATTCCGGGCAACAGGAGCGTTTTTCCCAGCCCGCGGGAATGGTCTTCGCCTTCGAAGACGGCTTGGGCCGTCCGCCCGTTGGCGTCCGTGGCCCCGATGCTGAGGAATTCCTCAAGATCCACCATGTTGGTCGAGCCGTTGCGGATCGTGACCTCCACAGCCCGTGTCCGGTTGCGCGGTGTATACCCGCTTGGCCCGCCGGATTCCGTCGTGCGGGGGGTGTACGGCTTGGGTGCCGAGACCGTCACCTGCACCCCGTTCTTGAAGCACCACGTGGTGCCGAAATCCGTTGTTCGCTGCCGGCCGGCCTGGCACGAGATCTGGTGGAAAGGGTCGGTGGCGGCCACGGCGCCATTGAGGCACCACACGGTGGCCAGGCCCCCGAGGACCGCGCCGGTCAAGCACCTTCCCCGGTTTCCGGCGTAACCCTGCTTCACCCGCCGGGCTCCGAGAATCCCCAGGGCCAGAGCCGTGGTGGTCAAGAGCCCCGCCACCCAGAACAGGACCCGGGCAGGGCCGGTCGAGCCGACGACGCCGAGGGTCGCGAGAATGAGGAGGCCGAGGACGGCGAGGGTGAGGGCTGCAATGCCAAGGCCGTTGCGGGGCGGCCCGGTACGGGGAGCAGGACCTTCGGGGGAGTCCGGCTCGGCCGGGCCACCGGGAACGCCGGCCCCTGTGGGAGACGGCGGCGATATGTCTCCGTGGGAGGGTCCCGCCTGCGGCTTCGGGGAATCTGCCATGGCCACTCCGTTCTTGCGACGCACGGCGCGTGCCTGCTCGGGCACCGTCACCGGGCGGTTGCGTCCTTTCAGGCGTACGGGTTGCCTGGAGAGAGGGGCAGGAGACGCGCCGGGTTGCTTCGCGGCGGTGCACAGGAGGCGGCGGGGGTGTTCGGCCTCGATCATCCGGGCGGGAGCGGGGATCCCGCACCGCCGAAGCCGCATGCCGCATGCCGCATGATTTCGCCCGGTTCGATCTGCTGCGGCTGCTCGGTGGCAGCAGGCGTGTGGTGCCGCTCCAGGCCGGCCCGCTGCACTCACACGTCGCGGCGCCTCACGACAAACACGGCGAGAGCGACGGTGATCAGCGGCCAGAGCGCGTACACGATCCAGGAGCCGGGAACTGTGGCGGTGTAGCCCAGGGATCCGGGTTCCGGCCCCCAGTTCTGGATCAGGCGGCTCCAGGCGGCCGACACCAGCGCGTGTTTGACGTCCGCCGACCAGCGGTTGCTCTCCGAGAACATGGTGGGCAGCATCAGCAGAGTGAAGACGCTGGTGACCATGGTCCCGGCGGCGTGCCGGAGCAGAACGCCGAGGCCCAGACCGACCAGGGCGCAGACCGGAGCCAGCAACGCGGATGCCACCATTTGGGCGGCCACCTCAGCGCCGGGCCGCGCCCCGAGGGCGGCTTCCGGGGGGCCGCCAGGCTGCCGCTGCCCGCGCCCATCGGAGTTCCGGTGGAGGCCCGATGACCGTCCGGGTGGTGCTCGCCGACGGCCAGCCGTTGGTGCGGTCCGGCCTACGTGTGATCATGGCCGACTACCCCGACCTGGAGGTCGTCGGTGAAGCCGCCACCGGCGCCGAGGCCGTCCGACTCGTCAGGGATGCCAGTCCCGACGTCGTGGTCATGGACATCCGGATGCCCGGCATGGACGGGATCGAGGCCACCCGCCTGGTCACGGCCGGTCCGGCAACCACCCGCGTCCCCGGCTCCCCGTGGCGAGCCGGAGCCGACGATCTCCTCGATGACCTTCGTCAGCTCCGGACGATCTTGCCCGGAGAGGGTGAGGGACACGACTGCGCCTCCGTACCGGCGGATCATGATGAGCTACGACGAGCCGGGGCCCACCCGCCATGAGTTCCACCGCAGTAGTGATTCCGGAATCCCGCCGGGAAGGCCGTTGGCCCTCGGCTTTCTGCCGTGTGTGGCTCTCCGGAGTGCACCGGCCTCAGGTTTCTCAACTTTGCGACCTCCCAAGACTGAGCAACATTATTTTTCTTATGGCTTTCCGGTTGTTTCGCCAGGTAGAAAGGACGCGGCAGTGAAAGGCATTGCCGCGTACAACAGGGGGAGGAATTGTTATGGCTTCTGAGAACGTATTCATGGATGACGCCGAGAACCTGATCGCCGGCTACTCGACCTACGCGACGGCGGAGGAGCTCGACGCGGACATGGGTGACCAGGCGCCGGCGAACACGCCGTCGGTCGTGGTTACCAGCACCATCGCCTGGAGCTGCTGACCGGCACGGTGCAGGCGGGCCCCGGTGCGAGCAGAACGCACCGGGGCTCTTTCCTGTGGTGGTGATCTCCGGGTGGGTGAGCGGTGCGTCCCGATGTCGCTCCGGGTGACGGGAGGTGCATCTCAACCGCATGAGGCGGCCAAGTCAGCAGACTGCTCGGCCCCGATGACGACGCCGGTGAAGCGGGCGGGGGCGTAGAACTCCTGCGCCACGTTCACGACGTCGGTGCGGGTGACGTCTCTGAGGGCCGCCACATGGCCGTGCAGCCATTCCGGGCCGAAACCACTCGCCATGGAGGTGAGGAGAAACTCCGCCATGCCTGCCTGGGACGCCGCGCCGGCGGCGGTCGCGCCGATGATGAATTCGCGGGCGGCGTGAATTTCCGTGGACGACGGCGGATCGGCCGCGAATCTCCCCAGTTCCGTCTGGATCTCGCGGAGTGCGGCGCCGGTGGCGCGGGTGGCCGTGTCGGCCTGGACGAGGAGGAACGTGTTGCCGCGGTGTTCGTCGAGGGTGGCCGAGGTGCGATAGGCGATTCCCCGCGTTTCCCTGATGCCGAGCGCCAGCCGTGATGAGAACGATCCCCCCAGGGCGCAGCCTGCCAGGCTGAGGGCGGGGAACCGGGGGTCGGACTGACCGAAGGCGGGGGCCGCCAGCAGGATCTGGGACTGGACGGCCCCGGGGCGGGGGACGGACGCGATGCCTTTTCCGGTGATTGTCGGCGTGCGCGCAGGGCTGGTGTCGGCGTGCGCCGGGGAGGGCCACTGCGAAAGCTCCGCCGGCAGGTTCCGGATCGCCGCTTCCGGGGCGAGATCCCCCACCAGGACGAGCGTGGCGCCCTCTGTCCCCATGAGTTGGGAGTGGAGGGCCGTCAGGCGCCCGGCGGTCACAGCGGCGAGGTCTTCATCGGACGGCAGGAGGCGGTGGAACGCGTCCCCGTATGCGTGGGCGAGCAGTGCCTCTCGCGCGTGTGTTGCCGGCTGGACACGCGTGAGTGCGCTGTGCGCCGCCACTCTCCGGACTGCCGCCCGGCATACGTCGTCGTCGTACCGACGTGGTGTCAGGGCGGTGGCCAGGCTCTCCAACAGTGGGAGAAGGCCTGCGGCCGACGTCGTACCGGAGAGGGTGAGGCCGGTGCTGTCGAGTCCGGCGGTGAGAGCGGCGCCCGGCCAGGCCGGTGCGCGCCCGTGCAGGAGAGCGCGGGCGAGCACCTCTCGGAGGGCCGGCGGATGGTTCGGGCCCGTGGGCAGAGGTGTCCGTAATCTGACTTCCACCAGGGGGACCGAGGGAGCCTTGACGGCCACCACCCGGAGCCCGTCGCCGAGGACCGTGTCCGACCAGGGGGGCATCGGGAAGTGCTCGTCGGGACCGAGGGCGGGGAGTACGCGTGGCGTACGCGGCGGATTCATCGGAGCCCTCCGGGGACGAGGGTGAGGACGCCCCGGCGCTGCCCTGCGAGGTGCTCGGCGGCTCGGGAGATATCCAGGGAGTCGAGGGTGAGCAGTAGTCCGGAGAACTCGTCGACGAGTTCGGCCCGTCCGTGCAGGACTTCGTACGCCCCGGCGTTGCGGACCCGGGTCAGCAGGGTGTCATGCGCACGGAGGATCTCCCGGTTCGCCCGCGCGCCCGCCTGTCGCAGGTGTCCCGGATCGGGGCCCCGTCCCGCCAGCTCCTCCAGTTCCCGGTCGACGGCGTCGAGGACCTGCTCCACGGAGTACGGCTGACGGTGCGTCACCGAGACGCCGAAGGTGTCCGGGAAGTGGGCCTGGAACGGGCCGAAGAAACCGCAGTGGGTGCGGACCGATGCCGCGGCACCCGAACCGTCGACCAGGGCCCCGCGCAGCCGGTGCCCGAGCAGCCGGGCCAGCAGTACGTGCGCCAGGTAGGCCCGCTGTTCGGCCGCCGGGTCGGGCAGCCGGTAGCCGACAGCGACCGCCGGGAGCGGGGCGAAGGGGTCGTGGTGCGTGCCGTGCCGGTCCGTCTCCGGTGCGGGCTCCGTCTGCCGGGGCCGCGCCGCACCCGGTCGCCCCGGCAGATCGCCGAAGTGGCGGTCGACCAGGGCTGCGACCCGCTCCGGATCGAACCGGCCGGTGAGCGTCAGAACGGCGTTGCCCGGGGCGTAGTGCGCGGCGAAGAAGTCCTCCGCCTCCTCCACGGTCGCCCGCTCCAGGTCGGCGAAGTGGCCGTATCCGTCGTGGGCATTGGCGAACTCCCGGTAGAGGACCTGCGGCAGAAGGGGCCAGGGGAAGCCGCCGTACGGCTTGTTGGTGACGTTGAGCCGGATCTCCTCCTTGATGACCTCGATCTGCGTCCGCAGGCTCTCCTCGGTCAGCCGGGGCCCCCGCATCCGGTCGGCCTCGAGGAAGAGGACCCGCTCCAGAGCCCGCGGCGGGACGGCCTGGAAGTACTCGGTGTGGTCGGGGTGGGTGGCCGCATTGGCGACGCCACCGCTCGCGTTGACGATCCGGTGGTGGTCCGCCCTGCCGACGTTCTCGCTGCCCTGGAACATCAAGTGCTCGAAGAGATGGGCGAATCCGGAACGGCCCGCGGGCTCCGACCTGTACCCCACGTGGTAGTGGACGGCGATCTCGGTCACGAGAGCGGACGGTCTGGGGTCGAGGACGGTCCGGAGGCCGTTGTGCAGCGTCAGCCGGTGCACGGGGTGCTGCCGGCGCTCTCTCCTGTGTCGGCCTCGTAGACGGAGACATGGCGCGTGCTGCGGAAGGTGTAGGGCTGCCTCGTCCAGTCCTCCCAGCGTTCCACCAGGCGTAGGCCGGAGAGCTTGGCCAGCAGGTCCAGCTCGAAGGGGAAGGCGTACCGGAGCAGATGGCGCTTGGTCTCCGGCGGTCCGCCGTCGAGGATGGTGTGCGTACCGAGCATGATCTGCTGGGAGCGGTCCACCGTCAGGGTGTTCAGCAGGACGCCGTTCTCGCCGAGTGGCTGCATGGAGAGTTCCTGTTTCTCCATGGTGTGGTAGACGGCGGGGTCGAACGCTTCGAGGATGAAGCGGCCGCCGGGCGCCAGCTGATCGGCGGCGTTCCGCAGGCAGCCGAGCTGCTGCTCCTGGGTGATGGCGGAGAAGAAGGTGTTCATCACCACCGTGATGACATCGAAGCGCAGCCCTGTGCTCCGCTCGGTGAAATCACCCAGCACGGTGGACACGGCACCCTTGGCGTCCTGCTCCTTGAGCTTGGCCAGCATGGCCTCGGAGCCGTCGATCCCGTGCACCTCGAAGCCGCGCTCGGCGAGCGGCAGGGCGATACGCCCCGTCCCCACGCCGAGTTCGAGCACCCGGCCGCCGGGCGGGGCGAGGTCCGCGATCAGCGCCACGGCCTGCTCGGTGTCGGCCGTGACCGGATACATCTGGTCGTAGACCCCGGCCAGCTTCTCGTCGTAGTGGGCGTGATCAATACTCATGTCGTCCTCGGGGTCATCGGGTGTCCGTCCGCGCACAGCGCGGCGGCGCCCTCGGTGTCGATCAGGTCTGCGGCGAGGTCCAGGTGGTGGCGGAGGTCATCGGCCCATCCGACGTACGCGGCGAAGTCGTGCGCGTGGGTGAGCACGCGCAGCGCCGCCATCCGGCCCGCCCGCGCGGCGTCGAAGGAGCCGGTTCCGTATCCGGCCAGGAACTGCCGTACGGCGTGGGCGCAGTGCGACGACGCCTCGGGGCGTGCGGTGAGATGCCGCAGCCTGAACTCGGCCAGCTCGCCGAGGAGCCAGCCGATGTCGTACTCGGGCGGGCCGGCGGCGAATTCCTCGCCGGCCAGCAGCGTGCCGTGGCCTGGTGCCCCGGCCCCGCCCACGGCCGCCGGAATCAGTGAGCCCATGCTCACCCCGCCGCACAGGAACACCGCGTTGGCCCGGTCCGGGACGGCCTCCTCGCACCATGTCCGCGCGCGCTCCCAGCGCTCCGGGCCGAGCCGTGCGCGCGCCGCGGTGTGGAGGGCGGGCCCGGCTCCCGGCCCCTTCTCGCCGTCCAGCCAGAGCGAGAGCCGCGCGGCCCCGGCGGGCTCCCGGGCGGCCCATGCCTTGGGCAGAGCAGTGTGCAACCGGTGCAGCAACTGCCCTACCCCATACATCAGTTGACTCAGCCCGTGCCACCCGGCGTTGTCGGGTCCACCCGCGAGGACATGTCCCGCCGACCGGTCCGCGCCGGCCGGGTAACTGCGTCCTGCCCCGGCCGGCACGCCGAGGTTCAGCACGACCGGTCCACCGGACAGCCCTGCCACCGCCTCGCGGATCGCGGGCGTCACGGGGGAGAACGGCCGAGGGCGCCGCGGGCCGGGGAACCGCACCCAGACGTACGGCTCGCCGCCTTCCGGGCCGACGGCAGCGATCCTGGTGGCGAGATACCCGGTGGCGAAGGCGGCCCGCACCGTGCCCTCGGGGGTGCCCGTGGGAGCGGTCACGGTGCCCCTCCGCCGTTCCGGAGGGCCTCCGCGGCCTCCACCAGCTCCGGCAGCGGAGCGGCGACGGTCGCGTCCATCCGGCCGGTGGTGGTGCTCAGACCGGGCATCGGCGGTACCACGACGACGTTGCGGTGCTCGGCGAGCGCCCGGCAGTGCCGCCGGTAGGCCACGGATTCCACCCCGCCCGGCGGCAGCGCCGGAGCGACGACCACGGGTGCGGTGGTGCATTGCAGCGCGAGCAGCACCGGGGTGTCGGCGCTACCGAGGGCGAACCTGGCGAGGAAGTTCATGCTCGCCGGATTGACGATCACCGTGTCCGCCCACTCGGCCAGTTCGACGTGGAGCGCCGTGGCCGTCGGCCCGTCGGGCCAGCGGTCGACGAGGATGTCCCGGCCCACGACGGGAGCCAGGGCTCCGCGGGTCACGAAGCGCTCCGCGCTGCGGGTGACGACGACGCGGAGCTCCAGGTCCGGGTATCCGGTGCGTAGCCACTTCATCCAGAACGGCGCGTGCGCGACGCTGAGGGCACCGGTGCCGACGTACAGGAGCCTGCGGGCCGCGAACGGCGGCAGCTCCGCGCCCCGGCGGCCGCCGGTCATCCGAGACCTCCGGCACCCGCGATATCGCGCAGGTCGCGGTGGGCGGCGGCCTCGCCTTCCGTGAAGTGGACACCGGAGAGGTTGAGGATCACCTCGTCCACCCCGGCGTGGTGGAACCGGCGCAGTGCGGTGGCGATGTCGTCCGGGGTTCCGGTGAGGAAGACCTCCGACTCCACGAGGGCCTCCGCGCCCTTCATTGGCTCGCCGGGGTCGGCCTCGACCCCGGCGCGCCGCAGCATGTCCGTGTAGTGGTCGGTGGACAGATGCGCGCCCACCGCCGTGTACGCCGCCTGAGCGGGGTTGCGGCCGGGCCGGCTCACCGCCGCGTGCACGACAGTGGCCACCCTGGGAGCCTTCCGCCCGCGTTCGGCGGCGCCCGCCTCCATCGCGGGACGCAGTTGCTCCGCGACGTAATGGGGTGGGGTGAGCCAGGTGATGGCGACGTCGGCGAAACGGCCTGCGGTCCTCGCCATGCCGGGGCGCAGCACGCCCAGCCCGACCTCGGGGCGCGGGGCAGCGAGGCGCGGGAGGCGGGCCGTGAGCCGGTACTGCTCGCCCTCGTGCTCCACGGTCTCGCCGTCGAGGAGCCTGCGGACCACGGAGAGGTATTCGCCCATGGCCTTCAGCGGCCGGTCGAAGGCCTCACCGAGGAACGATTTCTGGAACTCCACCGACCCCGGCCCGTAGCCGGCGACGAGGCCCGCCCCGGACAAGGCGCTCAGGGTCCTGGCCTCGACCGCAGCCTGGTAAGGGTGGCGCAGCGGTGCCAGCGCGATGCTCGTGCCCAGCGGCAGGCCGGGGACATGGGCGGTGAGGGCTGCCATGGTCAGGTGGGAGTCCAGCCGCAGCGACTGGCCGAACCACAGCCGCGTGAAGCATGTCTCCCGGGCGAAACGCGCGAATTCGACGGCCGGACCAATGGCGTCCGGCTGTGCGGGATACATGAGGGAGAGTTTTCCCGCGGCTCTCTCAACCACGATTTTCCACCTTCTTCAGTCGCTGGAGGCGCCAGGTATATGTGCGACGCGGGATGTCGAGGACCAGACAGAACCTCGAGATGGGGATCCCCAGCTCTTGACGTATCAACTCGAGGTCCGGGAAGGGATTCCGCGATGACTCCCGACCCGTCGCCACGTCATCAGCTCGACGTATGCCTCACCGAGTGCGACCTTCAGATTCCGCACTTCATGGCGGAGTTTCTGCTCCTGCTGGGAGGGCGGCGCAGACGTCTTTTCGCTGCCCGCCAGCCCCTCCGTGCCGCTGTCGATGAACTGTCTTCGCCAATTGGCTATGGATTGTTCGGACACTTGGGAGAGCTGTGCCGCCTCTGCCGCCGTGCGTTCTTTCGACAGCACGGAGAGCACGATCTTTGCCTTCTCCTGCGGTGGCAGCACCGGGCGCCGTGCCATGAGTCACACCCCGCCTTTTCCGTATGAGAGTTCAGGTGAATCGATGTTCCGGGAGATTTCGAGTGGGTCTGTTCCGGCGGCCGTGAGTGCCTCGGCGACATACGCGTGGCGCCGTGCGCCCGCGGGCTCCCGCCGGGACGCCAGCAGGCCCTCCGCGAGGGCCAGCGCCCGATGCTGGCCGAAGCTCAGCCCGGCGTGCCCAGGCCTCCGGTCGTGCGGCTCCCAGCCGGCGGCGACCCCCGGAGCCAGCAGCTTCGCGAACGGCGAGACACCCGGCGCCAGTCCGGGTGCCCCTGACAGCTCCTCGACCAGCGCATCCAGTGCGGGCCAGGCATCGCTGCCCAGGTAGACGACGAGGGAGTCCCGGCGCGGCAGGAGCCGAGGGGAGGAGATGACCTTTGCCCGGTACGGGACGGCCGCCGCCTCCATCCGGGCCAGCACCGAGCGCCAGATCCCGGTGGCATACCGCGCCTCCGCGATATGGACGTAGACGCGGAGCAGCGGCCCCCTGGACGGCCGTCCCCGCGAGCCGTCGACCAGGAAGAAGCCGGGGGACAGGGCGGGACGGGCGGCGGGCAGCCGGAGCACGTCCTCGGCCGGGTCCACGGCCGAGGACGGAACGGTCACCCGCACCCCGTCGATCTCCGCCACGAGGTGTCCGCCGGCCGCCCTCACCGCCGCGGCCGGGTAATGCGTCGTCCCGTGGGGGACCGCGGCCGCCAGGGCCGCCTCGGTGGCCGGGTCGCGCAGCCGCTTCGGGAGCGGGCCGTCCTCGGACGGCAGCCCGGCGTGGAGGTGTTCGTACAGCAGGTTCGCCAGTTCGCCCGTGCACTCCCGCAGCGATTCCCCCCGGACCGTCCGACCGCCGAACTCGACGGTCAGACCGTCCTCGGCGACGACGGCATCCCGCAGGACCGGATGCAACCGACGGCATATCCGCTCGGTCGTGGCTGTCATGGACCGTCCCCCAGACCCAGCGTCCTGACGAATTTCTCGGGGTGCACCAGCGCAGTCCGGCCGACTCCCATCGCCGCCCGGGTCGCCGCGGACAACCGGGAGCTCTGCTCCGCCGCGCCCAGTGCACGGTCGATGAGATGCCAACCGGCGAAGGCCGTGGCGCGGACCGCCAGCCCGCTGTCGACCGCTGCCCGCGCGCTGCGGTAGCCGGTCCAGAACTCCGCGATGCGGGGCTGCAAGCGGGCGAGTTCCCGCGTTCCCGTCGCCACCAGTTCCTCGTGTGACGGGCCGCGGTCGATCCGGCCGTGCTCCGTGCGCCCACCGGCGAGTCCGCCGAGCGCTCGGTGCAGCCACTCGCCGGCGAAACTCCCCACGTCACGCGCCGGGTCGGCCAGCCGGAACTCCTCACCGTCGATGAGGTGGAGCAGGCCGCCGGCCAGCAGGAACTGGTCCAGTCGCAGATCGCAGTGGACGGGGCGCCGCTCGGCGGCCGACTCCCACCGACGCAGCCTCGCGAGCGCCGCGCACAGTTCGCGGTCGGCGTGGACGATGTTCCACAGACTCACCTCGGCGAAGCTGAGGTTCAGGAACAGCGGCAGGGGCAGCGCGTCGCACCAG is a genomic window of Streptomyces sp. Edi2 containing:
- a CDS encoding LxmA leader domain family RiPP; protein product: MASENVFMDDAENLIAGYSTYATAEELDADMGDQAPANTPSVVVTSTIAWSC
- a CDS encoding insulinase family protein, translated to MNPPRTPRVLPALGPDEHFPMPPWSDTVLGDGLRVVAVKAPSVPLVEVRLRTPLPTGPNHPPALREVLARALLHGRAPAWPGAALTAGLDSTGLTLSGTTSAAGLLPLLESLATALTPRRYDDDVCRAAVRRVAAHSALTRVQPATHAREALLAHAYGDAFHRLLPSDEDLAAVTAGRLTALHSQLMGTEGATLVLVGDLAPEAAIRNLPAELSQWPSPAHADTSPARTPTITGKGIASVPRPGAVQSQILLAAPAFGQSDPRFPALSLAGCALGGSFSSRLALGIRETRGIAYRTSATLDEHRGNTFLLVQADTATRATGAALREIQTELGRFAADPPSSTEIHAAREFIIGATAAGAASQAGMAEFLLTSMASGFGPEWLHGHVAALRDVTRTDVVNVAQEFYAPARFTGVVIGAEQSADLAASCG
- a CDS encoding DUF4190 domain-containing protein: MTVPEQARAVRRKNGVAMADSPKPQAGPSHGDISPPSPTGAGVPGGPAEPDSPEGPAPRTGPPRNGLGIAALTLAVLGLLILATLGVVGSTGPARVLFWVAGLLTTTALALGILGARRVKQGYAGNRGRCLTGAVLGGLATVWCLNGAVAATDPFHQISCQAGRQRTTDFGTTWCFKNGVQVTVSAPKPYTPRTTESGGPSGYTPRNRTRAVEVTIRNGSTNMVDLEEFLSIGATDANGRTAQAVFEGEDHSRGLGKTLLLPGMTKVKTQGFALPPSAAKRMGVDVSLNLAADRRALWSGPDESAWWSGRVG
- a CDS encoding transposase — protein: MARRPVLPPQEKAKIVLSVLSKERTAAEAAQLSQVSEQSIANWRRQFIDSGTEGLAGSEKTSAPPSQQEQKLRHEVRNLKVALGEAYVELMTWRRVGSHRGIPSRTSS
- a CDS encoding PQQ-binding-like beta-propeller repeat protein, with the protein product MHSVSSNSVLAMDLATCKQTWSKDTAGDIDSHSSPVLTQPASGPAKLVTFTAYGVRGHDPKTGNVTWASKLGGGSTCEPGKAPLTSPAVWGDIAYVAGRDGVVRAYDTSASDPSKPVWETKAGYLPGKSPLDDPWRAMGCKAGAGSPTMHPLVSKSLVYVGTWDGRLLVLDRATGRQRASYPLGGGVASALSVSGDWVVALTDDGTVHALAARRG
- a CDS encoding flavoprotein; its protein translation is MTGGRRGAELPPFAARRLLYVGTGALSVAHAPFWMKWLRTGYPDLELRVVVTRSAERFVTRGALAPVVGRDILVDRWPDGPTATALHVELAEWADTVIVNPASMNFLARFALGSADTPVLLALQCTTAPVVVAPALPPGGVESVAYRRHCRALAEHRNVVVVPPMPGLSTTTGRMDATVAAPLPELVEAAEALRNGGGAP
- a CDS encoding MFS transporter, yielding MAQRPGVKGAADVVALIDGLGRITGRARIIWFLVFGGLFLDAYSNAALSAGLGPMTSQMELTTTQVSILTATAPALAIVFNPVGGWLATRIGRVPPLLIAKVFAIAGALFAAFAGDFNAVWLGRILVGVAYGIDFAVAMALLAEYTPAKLGGRLNLWQAVWYIATTGNLALALLFFHLNVGSDIWRWSVGSASVVAAALLLAQALMLKESPTWLAGKGRLDESVANLDRIYGIKAAAGTPDETTRTAVAAPAVGFRQAGLLFQGEYLPRTILSSVISLGQSMQYFAVGWYLPLISLAIFGESFEKATVGAMVFNAFGIVGGLLSAYFGRRLGLRLSSAAGFAGVFVALVAMGLTFAKVPTAVAFLLPVLFILCHSAGPGANGKSIAALSYSSDVRALGTGVTGMVGSFGSVVGLYVFPQIKDSLGLADTFLVLSIVPLLGLITCLVIKWDPTKAASPDESAGQARDDTAVEGSVAAL
- a CDS encoding class I SAM-dependent methyltransferase, with the translated sequence MSIDHAHYDEKLAGVYDQMYPVTADTEQAVALIADLAPPGGRVLELGVGTGRIALPLAERGFEVHGIDGSEAMLAKLKEQDAKGAVSTVLGDFTERSTGLRFDVITVVMNTFFSAITQEQQLGCLRNAADQLAPGGRFILEAFDPAVYHTMEKQELSMQPLGENGVLLNTLTVDRSQQIMLGTHTILDGGPPETKRHLLRYAFPFELDLLAKLSGLRLVERWEDWTRQPYTFRSTRHVSVYEADTGESAGSTPCTG
- a CDS encoding LLM class flavin-dependent oxidoreductase produces the protein MYPAQPDAIGPAVEFARFARETCFTRLWFGQSLRLDSHLTMAALTAHVPGLPLGTSIALAPLRHPYQAAVEARTLSALSGAGLVAGYGPGSVEFQKSFLGEAFDRPLKAMGEYLSVVRRLLDGETVEHEGEQYRLTARLPRLAAPRPEVGLGVLRPGMARTAGRFADVAITWLTPPHYVAEQLRPAMEAGAAERGRKAPRVATVVHAAVSRPGRNPAQAAYTAVGAHLSTDHYTDMLRRAGVEADPGEPMKGAEALVESEVFLTGTPDDIATALRRFHHAGVDEVILNLSGVHFTEGEAAAHRDLRDIAGAGGLG
- a CDS encoding pitrilysin family protein; translation: MHRLTLHNGLRTVLDPRPSALVTEIAVHYHVGYRSEPAGRSGFAHLFEHLMFQGSENVGRADHHRIVNASGGVANAATHPDHTEYFQAVPPRALERVLFLEADRMRGPRLTEESLRTQIEVIKEEIRLNVTNKPYGGFPWPLLPQVLYREFANAHDGYGHFADLERATVEEAEDFFAAHYAPGNAVLTLTGRFDPERVAALVDRHFGDLPGRPGAARPRQTEPAPETDRHGTHHDPFAPLPAVAVGYRLPDPAAEQRAYLAHVLLARLLGHRLRGALVDGSGAAASVRTHCGFFGPFQAHFPDTFGVSVTHRQPYSVEQVLDAVDRELEELAGRGPDPGHLRQAGARANREILRAHDTLLTRVRNAGAYEVLHGRAELVDEFSGLLLTLDSLDISRAAEHLAGQRRGVLTLVPGGLR